In the Rubrivivax gelatinosus IL144 genome, TCATCACCGACGAGACCCGGCACGTGAAGATGGCCATCGTCGACAAGAACGTGACGCCGGTGCTGTCGGTCAACGACCCCGAGATGATGGCCGGCATGCCGCCGGGGCTGACCGCGGCCACCGGCATGGACGCGCTGACGCACGCTGTCGAAGCCTATGTCTCGACCGCGGCGACGCCGATCACCGACGCCTGCGCGCTGCAGGCGGTGACGCTGGTCTCGCGCCACCTGCGCGCCGCGGTGGCCGACGGCCGCGACATGGCCGCGCGCGAGCAGATGGCCTACGCCGAGTTCCTCGCCGGCATGGCCTTCAACAACGCTTCGCTGGGCTACGTGCACGCGATGGCGCACCAGCTCGGCGGCTTCTACGACCTGCCGCACGGCGTCTGCAACGCGATCCTGCTGCCGCACGTGCAGGCCTTCAACGCCAGCGTCGCCGCGGCGCGCCTGGGCGAGGTCGCGCGTGCGATGGGCGTGCACACCGCCGGCCTGGACGACGCGGCCGCCGCCGAGGCCTGCGTGCAGGCCATCCGCCGTCTGGCCGCCGACGTCGGCATCCCGGCCGGCGTCGGCCCGCTGGGCGCGAAGGAAGAAGACATCCCGACGCTGGCGGCCAACGCGATGAAGGACGCCTGCGGCCTGACCAACCCGCGCAAGCCGAGCTTCGAGGAGGTCTGCGCGCTGTTCAAGGCGGCGCTGTAAGCCCGGCGGCGCCCGCCAGCTCGCGCGCCACGTCGACGAAGGCGCGCAGCTTGGGCGCCAGCGCGGCGCGCTGCGGGAAGTAGAGGAACAGGCCGTCTTCGGCCAGCGCCGTTTCCGGCAGCACCTGTTGCAGCCGGCCGGCCTGGACGTCGGCGGCGACCAGCGGCTCGAACAGGTAGGCGATGCCGACACCGGCCAGCGCCAGCTCGCGTGCGACGCTGGCGTCGGTGACGACCGCCGTACCCTGCGTCGGCACCGCCACCGTGCGGCCGCCGAGGTTCAACTCCCATTCGTAGAGCCGGCCGCTGGCGAGCTGGCGAAAGCCGATGCAGTTGTGCGCGCCCAGCTCGTCGGGCGTGCGCGGCGTGCCACGCGCCGCCAGATAGGCCGGCGACGCCGCCATCACGGCGCGAAACGGCGGCGTCAGCCGCACGCCGACCATGTCCTGCTGCAGCGCGACACCCAGGCGCACGCCGGCGTCGAAGCCGGCGGCGACGATGTCGACGAAGGCGTCGTTGCTGTGCAGCTCGACGACCAGGCGCGGGTGGCGGCGCGCCAGCTCGGCGAGAACAGGCGCCAGCGCCATC is a window encoding:
- the yiaY gene encoding L-threonine dehydrogenase → MATSTFYIPSVNLMGAGCLRDAVKAIQSHGWRKALIVTDLPLVRAGLAGQVVERLGEQGIGAAVFDGVKPNPNVANVEAGLALLRAEGCDFVISLGGGSPHDCAKGIALVAANGGTIADYEGVDRSARPQLPLVAINTTAGTASEMTRFCIITDETRHVKMAIVDKNVTPVLSVNDPEMMAGMPPGLTAATGMDALTHAVEAYVSTAATPITDACALQAVTLVSRHLRAAVADGRDMAAREQMAYAEFLAGMAFNNASLGYVHAMAHQLGGFYDLPHGVCNAILLPHVQAFNASVAAARLGEVARAMGVHTAGLDDAAAAEACVQAIRRLAADVGIPAGVGPLGAKEEDIPTLAANAMKDACGLTNPRKPSFEEVCALFKAAL
- a CDS encoding LysR substrate-binding domain-containing protein, which produces MHRDLLLHLPVVVEVARRGGFAAAAAALNLSASAVSHAVRAVEERLGEPLFARTTRSVALTEAGERFIAAVAPALEDIGRAAESLADRRGELAGVLRLNAPRLAAPMALAPVLAELARRHPRLVVELHSNDAFVDIVAAGFDAGVRLGVALQQDMVGVRLTPPFRAVMAASPAYLAARGTPRTPDELGAHNCIGFRQLASGRLYEWELNLGGRTVAVPTQGTAVVTDASVARELALAGVGIAYLFEPLVAADVQAGRLQQVLPETALAEDGLFLYFPQRAALAPKLRAFVDVARELAGAAGLTAPP